The following proteins are co-located in the Sphingomonas donggukensis genome:
- a CDS encoding class I SAM-dependent methyltransferase has translation MDRIVYDRMAAHDSTHWWYRARRDILADYVARYAKLPDDARILEIGCGTGHNLPMLGTFGQVDAIEIDDAARDIASQRLGKPVGTAPLPELAGVARGAYDMVAVLDVIEHIDDDVAALRAMAEALKPGGCILIAVPAHGWMWSAHDVVNHHKRRYSKTSLDAAIRAAGLTHNGLTWFNSLLFPAAVAARFAGKLTGKDDSDDSPPPKPLNTLFEKIFRLERYLVGRVPMTPGLSILTLARK, from the coding sequence ATGGATCGCATCGTCTACGACCGCATGGCGGCACACGACTCCACCCATTGGTGGTACCGCGCGCGCCGCGACATCCTGGCCGACTATGTCGCGCGCTATGCCAAGCTGCCCGACGACGCGCGCATCCTGGAGATTGGGTGCGGCACCGGGCACAATCTGCCGATGCTCGGCACCTTTGGTCAGGTCGACGCGATCGAGATCGACGACGCCGCGCGCGACATCGCCAGCCAGCGGCTGGGCAAGCCGGTCGGTACTGCGCCGCTGCCGGAGCTCGCCGGGGTGGCCCGCGGTGCGTACGACATGGTCGCGGTGCTCGACGTGATCGAACATATCGACGACGACGTCGCCGCGCTGCGCGCAATGGCCGAGGCGCTGAAGCCCGGCGGCTGCATCCTGATCGCGGTGCCCGCGCACGGATGGATGTGGAGCGCGCACGACGTCGTCAACCACCACAAGCGCCGCTATTCGAAGACGAGCCTGGACGCCGCGATCCGCGCCGCGGGGCTGACCCACAACGGGCTGACCTGGTTCAATTCTCTGCTGTTTCCCGCAGCCGTCGCCGCGCGGTTTGCGGGCAAGCTGACCGGCAAGGACGACAGCGACGATTCGCCCCCGCCCAAGCCGCTCAATACGCTGTTCGAAAAAATCTTCCGGCTGGAACGCTATCTGGTCGGTCGCGTGCCGATGACGCCGGGCCTGTCGATCCTGACGCTGGCGCGCAAATAG
- the dprA gene encoding DNA-processing protein DprA — translation MADAERIARLRLIRTQGVGPITYRQLLARFGSAGEAIAALPMLASRGGGKAPAIASERSVEAEIAAVARTGAEHWFLGDADYPPLLAELENAPPVVTVRGDHALAHRTVVAIVGARNASAAACRFARGLAADLGDAGVTIVSGLARGIDTQAHVASLSTGTIGVIASGIDIAFPPENAALQEQVAERGLLIAEQPPGGEPRARQFPYRNRIIAGLALGTVVVEAAPKSGSLITARLATEAGREVMAVPGSPLDPRAQGCNLLIREGATLVQSAADILEAIRPIDARAVRSPGATFEGPPPDDASDGERARITALLGPVPVGIDELLRQAGCTPAAVQTVLLELELAGRLERHAGGRVALVL, via the coding sequence ATGGCTGATGCCGAGCGGATCGCCCGCCTCCGCCTGATCCGCACGCAGGGCGTCGGCCCGATCACCTACCGCCAGCTGCTCGCGCGCTTCGGCAGCGCGGGCGAAGCGATCGCGGCGCTCCCCATGCTGGCCAGCCGCGGCGGCGGAAAGGCGCCGGCAATCGCGAGCGAACGCAGCGTGGAGGCCGAGATCGCCGCGGTCGCCCGCACCGGCGCGGAACACTGGTTCCTGGGCGACGCCGACTATCCGCCGCTGCTCGCCGAGCTGGAGAATGCGCCCCCGGTCGTGACCGTGCGCGGCGACCACGCGCTCGCGCACCGCACCGTCGTCGCGATCGTCGGCGCGCGCAATGCATCCGCCGCCGCCTGCCGCTTCGCGCGCGGGCTTGCTGCCGATCTGGGGGATGCGGGGGTGACGATCGTCTCCGGCCTCGCGCGCGGCATCGACACGCAGGCGCATGTCGCCAGCCTGTCGACCGGCACGATCGGCGTGATCGCGAGCGGCATCGACATCGCCTTCCCGCCCGAAAACGCGGCGTTGCAGGAGCAGGTCGCCGAACGAGGGTTGCTGATCGCCGAGCAGCCGCCCGGCGGCGAGCCCCGCGCGCGCCAGTTCCCGTACCGCAACCGCATCATCGCCGGCCTCGCGCTTGGCACCGTGGTCGTGGAGGCAGCGCCCAAGTCCGGTTCGCTCATCACCGCGCGGCTGGCGACCGAAGCGGGGCGCGAGGTCATGGCCGTCCCCGGCAGCCCGCTCGACCCGCGGGCGCAGGGGTGTAACCTGTTGATCCGCGAGGGCGCGACGCTGGTGCAAAGCGCCGCCGATATCCTCGAAGCGATCCGCCCGATCGACGCGCGCGCGGTGCGCAGCCCGGGCGCGACGTTCGAAGGCCCGCCCCCCGACGACGCCAGCGACGGCGAGCGCGCGCGGATCACCGCGCTGCTCGGGCCGGTGCCGGTCGGCATCGACGAACTCCTCCGCCAAGCGGGCTGCACCCCAGCCGCGGTGCAGACAGTGCTGCTCGAACTTGAGCTGGCGGGGCGGCTGGAGCGTCATGCCGGCGGGCGAGTGGCGCTTGTCCTATAG
- a CDS encoding M48 family metalloprotease, which produces MKRFRLLSAAAICFAVPATLPAQTTRSISASDRAQGSQANPELVAQFGGRYDGSQAAFVERVGKRVSLQSGLSNASGDFTVQLLNSPVENAFAIPGGYVYVTRQLLALMNSEDELAFVMGHEVGHVAARHSAGRQRTSTIGGVLAGIVGAVAGNSNFGSLLGRGAQQAAGLYALKYGRDQEYQADTLGVRYVAGAGYNPYGAPLILNQLGAETALEARVAGRDASATPTWLSTHPSSADRVARARALAQQAGRGGPATGQDVAFLRMLDGMRYDDDPAQGVIDGQTFRHPQMRIRFTAPAGYTIANASDAVTVAGQRGQAQLTMGSGDPAAALTARFRTLGGQVSADQVRDVTINGRRAATATITATANNSRVDATVVAIAFPTGTYVWTVATPAGSGVGALAPVIDSFTTLSASEAAAIKGRRIRIATVRAGDTIDSLARQMDYPNFQRERFLTLNGLDANAALRPGMLVKLVVTG; this is translated from the coding sequence TTGAAGCGTTTTCGCCTCCTTTCCGCCGCCGCCATTTGCTTCGCCGTCCCGGCAACCCTCCCCGCCCAGACGACGCGGTCGATCTCGGCCAGCGACCGCGCGCAGGGCAGCCAGGCCAACCCCGAGCTGGTCGCCCAGTTCGGCGGGCGCTACGACGGGTCGCAGGCGGCATTCGTCGAGCGGGTCGGCAAGCGCGTGTCGCTGCAATCCGGGCTGTCGAACGCCAGCGGCGACTTCACGGTGCAGCTGCTGAATTCGCCGGTCGAGAACGCCTTCGCGATCCCAGGCGGCTATGTGTACGTCACCCGCCAGCTGCTCGCGCTGATGAACAGCGAGGACGAGCTGGCGTTCGTGATGGGGCATGAGGTCGGCCACGTCGCCGCGCGCCATTCGGCGGGGCGGCAGCGGACATCGACGATCGGCGGGGTGCTGGCTGGGATCGTCGGCGCGGTCGCGGGCAATTCGAACTTCGGATCGCTGCTGGGTCGCGGTGCGCAGCAGGCGGCGGGGCTGTATGCGCTGAAATACGGACGCGATCAGGAATATCAGGCCGACACACTGGGCGTCCGCTATGTCGCTGGGGCCGGGTACAATCCCTATGGGGCGCCGCTGATCCTCAACCAGCTTGGTGCCGAGACGGCGCTGGAGGCTCGGGTAGCGGGGCGCGATGCCAGCGCGACGCCGACGTGGCTCAGCACGCATCCCTCCAGCGCCGACCGTGTGGCGCGGGCGCGCGCGCTGGCGCAACAGGCCGGGCGTGGCGGCCCCGCGACGGGGCAGGACGTCGCCTTCCTCCGCATGCTCGACGGAATGCGCTACGACGACGATCCGGCGCAGGGCGTGATCGACGGCCAGACCTTCCGCCACCCGCAGATGCGCATCCGCTTCACCGCGCCCGCCGGCTACACCATCGCCAATGCGAGCGATGCGGTGACGGTCGCGGGCCAGCGCGGGCAGGCGCAGCTGACGATGGGCAGCGGGGACCCCGCCGCCGCGCTCACCGCGCGGTTCCGCACGCTGGGCGGGCAGGTTTCGGCCGATCAGGTTCGCGACGTGACGATCAACGGCCGCCGTGCCGCTACCGCGACGATTACCGCCACCGCCAACAACAGCCGTGTCGACGCCACCGTCGTCGCCATCGCCTTTCCTACGGGCACCTATGTCTGGACGGTCGCGACCCCGGCGGGGAGCGGCGTCGGCGCGCTCGCGCCGGTGATCGACAGCTTCACGACGCTGAGCGCCAGCGAGGCGGCGGCGATCAAGGGCAGGCGCATCCGCATCGCGACCGTGCGCGCCGGTGACACCATCGACAGCCTGGCGCGGCAGATGGACTATCCGAACTTCCAGCGCGAACGCTTCCTGACGCTCAACGGCCTCGATGCGAACGCCGCGCTGCGCCCCGGCATGCTCGTGAAACTGGTGGTGACTGGATAG
- the plsY gene encoding glycerol-3-phosphate 1-O-acyltransferase PlsY yields MAPLAALAIGYLLGSIPFGVILTRIAGAGDLRTIGSGNIGATNVLRTGRKGLAAATLLLDAAKGWLAVVLVAWLVPGEAPLAAAGAFVGHCYPVWLKFRGGKGVATLMGIVLALHWPCGLIYAAVWLAMLAVTRISSLAGIVAAFSAPVSAGALGQFDSVMLLTALALLVIWKHRSNIDRLLSGTEPRVGARDG; encoded by the coding sequence ATGGCACCGCTTGCGGCGCTGGCGATCGGCTATCTGCTCGGATCGATCCCGTTCGGGGTGATCCTGACTCGGATCGCGGGCGCCGGCGATCTGCGCACGATCGGGTCGGGCAACATCGGCGCGACCAACGTGCTGCGGACCGGGCGCAAGGGGCTGGCGGCGGCGACGCTGCTGCTCGATGCGGCGAAGGGCTGGCTGGCGGTCGTGCTGGTCGCGTGGCTGGTGCCGGGCGAAGCGCCGCTGGCAGCCGCCGGCGCCTTCGTCGGCCATTGCTATCCGGTGTGGCTGAAGTTCCGGGGCGGCAAGGGTGTCGCGACGCTGATGGGCATCGTGCTCGCGCTGCACTGGCCGTGCGGGTTGATCTATGCCGCGGTGTGGCTGGCGATGCTGGCGGTCACGCGCATCTCCTCGCTCGCCGGGATCGTCGCGGCGTTCAGCGCACCGGTGTCGGCAGGGGCGCTCGGGCAATTCGATTCGGTGATGCTGCTGACCGCGCTCGCGCTGCTGGTGATCTGGAAGCATCGCAGCAACATCGACCGGCTGCTGTCGGGGACCGAGCCGCGCGTCGGCGCCAGGGATGGCTGA
- a CDS encoding AcrB/AcrD/AcrF family protein, with amino-acid sequence MIDGLASRLEGEANRHWLRWTLLAWAVVAVFWLTTRWGAVHWLGLGDTDDNMRLMQVRGLLAGQGWYDLTQYRMNPPQGFNIHWSRIVDLPIAGLILLFKPFVGTAWAERLACGIAPILPLAVTMGGFAFVVRRLVAPLAYILTLIILLGAGGAMLMFMPMRIDHHGWQLACLSLTVAGLADARQVRGGVLVGLATAVSLNIGLEMLPYGAMAGAIITLRWVLDRAEARRLTAYALSLGGASAGGFAIFASNANQAMRCDALTPVWLTVLVLAGAKLFVMARVNPASRGVRLGMAVVAGAIIAVGFAWLFPQCLGRPEGVSPELQRTWLNNVREAKPIYSHPLRNALPIAALPIAGLIGAIIAAWRARREAIFAAWLPVALFTAFAVLMLLWQVRAGPAAQLLAVPGATALAWIVVPWCLGHRLMLVRVLGSVAAFLVISGMFAGLVLKWLPIDRPDKRAQIVNRANGRCPTIPAMAPLNRLRPSVIFTHVDLGPRLITLTHHYAVAGPYHRNGDAILDVHHAFTGSADQFRDIARAHGARLLLICPNMAESTVYRARSPNGFYAQLAKGKVPAWLVRVPLPKGSPLRLWRIDYAAAERSAR; translated from the coding sequence TTGATCGACGGACTGGCTTCCCGCCTTGAGGGCGAGGCGAACCGCCACTGGCTGCGCTGGACGCTGCTGGCGTGGGCGGTGGTCGCGGTCTTCTGGCTGACGACGCGGTGGGGCGCGGTGCACTGGTTGGGGCTGGGCGATACCGACGACAACATGCGCCTGATGCAGGTGCGCGGGCTGCTGGCGGGGCAGGGCTGGTACGACCTGACGCAGTACCGGATGAACCCGCCGCAGGGTTTCAACATCCACTGGAGCCGCATCGTCGACCTGCCGATCGCGGGGCTGATCCTGCTCTTCAAGCCGTTCGTCGGCACCGCCTGGGCCGAGCGGCTGGCCTGCGGCATAGCGCCGATTCTGCCGCTCGCCGTGACGATGGGCGGGTTCGCGTTCGTCGTGCGGCGGCTCGTCGCGCCGCTCGCCTACATCCTAACGCTCATCATCCTGCTCGGCGCGGGCGGGGCGATGCTGATGTTCATGCCGATGCGCATCGACCATCACGGCTGGCAGCTCGCGTGCCTCAGCCTGACGGTCGCGGGGCTTGCCGATGCGCGGCAGGTGCGCGGCGGGGTACTGGTCGGGCTGGCGACGGCGGTGTCGCTCAACATCGGGCTCGAGATGCTGCCCTACGGCGCGATGGCCGGCGCGATCATCACGCTGCGCTGGGTGCTCGACCGCGCGGAAGCCCGCCGCCTCACTGCCTATGCGCTGAGCCTCGGCGGGGCGAGCGCGGGCGGCTTCGCGATCTTCGCGTCGAACGCCAATCAGGCGATGCGCTGCGACGCGCTGACCCCGGTGTGGCTGACGGTGCTCGTGCTTGCCGGCGCCAAGCTGTTCGTGATGGCGCGGGTCAATCCGGCATCGCGGGGCGTGCGGCTGGGCATGGCGGTCGTGGCGGGCGCGATCATCGCGGTCGGCTTCGCCTGGCTGTTTCCGCAGTGCCTGGGCCGGCCGGAGGGTGTGTCGCCCGAATTGCAGCGCACATGGCTGAACAATGTGCGCGAGGCGAAACCGATCTATTCGCACCCCTTGCGCAACGCGCTGCCGATCGCGGCACTGCCGATCGCGGGGCTGATCGGCGCGATCATCGCGGCGTGGCGTGCGCGACGGGAGGCGATCTTCGCCGCCTGGTTGCCGGTCGCGCTGTTCACGGCGTTCGCGGTGCTGATGCTGCTGTGGCAGGTGCGCGCGGGGCCGGCGGCACAGCTGCTCGCGGTGCCCGGCGCGACCGCGCTCGCGTGGATCGTCGTCCCGTGGTGCCTCGGCCACCGCCTGATGCTGGTGCGCGTGCTGGGGTCGGTCGCGGCGTTCCTGGTGATCTCGGGCATGTTCGCAGGGCTGGTCCTGAAATGGCTGCCGATCGACCGCCCCGACAAGCGCGCGCAGATCGTCAACCGCGCCAATGGCCGCTGCCCGACGATTCCCGCGATGGCACCGCTCAATCGCCTGCGCCCGAGCGTCATCTTTACCCATGTCGACCTGGGGCCGCGGCTCATCACGCTGACGCATCATTATGCGGTCGCGGGGCCGTATCATCGCAACGGCGACGCGATCCTGGACGTGCACCACGCCTTCACCGGCAGCGCCGACCAGTTTCGTGACATCGCCCGGGCGCATGGCGCCCGGCTGCTGCTGATCTGCCCGAACATGGCCGAATCCACCGTCTATCGCGCGCGGTCGCCGAACGGCTTCTACGCGCAGCTGGCGAAGGGGAAGGTGCCGGCGTGGCTGGTGCGCGTGCCGCTGCCCAAGGGCTCGCCGCTCAGGCTGTGGCGGATCGATTACGCCGCGGCGGAGCGGAGCGCGAGGTAG
- a CDS encoding glycosyltransferase family 2 protein yields MHRPALSVVIPCYNEEGCLEALHERVSAAAHAAVGDDHEIVLVNDGSRDGSWSVMQQLSAADPRLVAINLSRNHGHQLALTAGLDLCAGEQILIIDADLQDPPELLTDMRAAMREQQADVVYAVRRKREGETVFKKLTAAAFYRVLDRVTDTPIPLDTGDFRLMTRRALDAFLSLPEQARFIRGMVAWVGFRQVPFAYDRHERLTGESKYPLGKMVRFALDAVTGFSTAPLRFASHVGLALTGATVLLFLYVMGSFVLGHTVQGWTSTMLVVLFLGSVQMFVLGMIGEYLGRLYVESKRRPLYLVADVAGPVQGRASLGYRAGEGPRPVRPEPAEGLLVAPAESAD; encoded by the coding sequence ATGCATCGTCCCGCGCTGTCCGTCGTCATCCCCTGCTATAACGAAGAAGGCTGCCTGGAGGCGCTGCACGAGCGTGTCTCCGCGGCGGCGCACGCCGCGGTCGGCGACGATCACGAGATCGTGCTGGTCAACGACGGCTCGCGCGACGGCAGCTGGAGCGTGATGCAGCAGCTGTCGGCAGCCGATCCGCGGCTGGTGGCGATCAACCTGTCGCGCAATCACGGCCACCAGCTGGCGCTGACTGCGGGACTCGACCTGTGCGCGGGCGAGCAGATTCTGATCATCGACGCCGATCTGCAGGATCCGCCCGAACTCTTGACCGACATGCGCGCCGCGATGCGGGAGCAGCAGGCCGATGTCGTCTATGCCGTGCGCCGCAAGCGCGAGGGCGAGACGGTGTTCAAGAAACTGACCGCCGCCGCCTTCTACCGCGTGCTCGACCGCGTCACCGACACCCCGATCCCGCTCGACACGGGCGATTTCCGCCTGATGACCAGGCGTGCGCTCGACGCCTTCCTCAGCCTGCCCGAACAAGCGCGCTTCATCCGCGGCATGGTCGCGTGGGTCGGCTTTCGCCAGGTACCTTTCGCCTATGACCGGCACGAGCGGCTGACCGGCGAGTCCAAATATCCGCTCGGCAAGATGGTGCGCTTCGCCCTCGATGCGGTCACCGGCTTCTCGACCGCTCCCTTGCGGTTCGCCAGCCACGTCGGCCTCGCGCTGACCGGGGCGACCGTGCTGCTGTTCCTCTACGTCATGGGCAGCTTCGTGCTCGGCCATACGGTGCAGGGCTGGACGTCGACGATGCTGGTCGTGCTGTTCCTCGGCAGCGTGCAGATGTTCGTGCTGGGGATGATCGGCGAGTATCTCGGGCGGCTGTACGTCGAATCGAAGCGCCGCCCACTCTATCTGGTCGCCGACGTCGCCGGGCCGGTGCAAGGCCGCGCGAGCCTGGGCTATCGCGCCGGCGAGGGGCCGCGCCCGGTGCGTCCGGAGCCTGCCGAGGGGCTTCTCGTCGCGCCGGCGGAAAGCGCGGACTGA
- a CDS encoding MucR family transcriptional regulator, with protein MNDEIGASNTVELATELTIAWLSNPNTRASAEEVPAFLKVMHDAVGALSGAGEGDASGEAATGHTPAVSVRKSLASKDHIISLIDGKPYKTLRRHLSRHGLSPEQYRERFGLKSDYPMVSESYSNARREMAKKIGLGRKPGMKRPAGAKKPGRKPTVAE; from the coding sequence ATGAATGATGAAATCGGTGCTTCGAATACTGTCGAGTTGGCGACCGAGCTGACGATCGCTTGGCTGTCCAACCCGAACACGCGGGCGTCGGCGGAAGAAGTTCCGGCTTTTCTCAAGGTCATGCACGACGCGGTCGGCGCGCTGAGCGGCGCCGGCGAGGGCGACGCGTCGGGAGAGGCTGCCACCGGCCACACGCCCGCAGTATCGGTACGCAAGTCGCTGGCGTCGAAGGACCACATCATCTCGCTGATCGACGGCAAGCCGTACAAGACGCTGCGCCGCCACCTGTCGCGCCACGGCCTGTCGCCCGAGCAGTATCGCGAGCGTTTCGGCCTGAAATCGGACTATCCAATGGTCAGCGAAAGCTATTCGAACGCGCGCCGCGAAATGGCGAAGAAGATCGGCCTGGGTCGCAAGCCTGGCATGAAGCGCCCCGCCGGCGCCAAGAAGCCCGGTCGCAAGCCGACCGTCGCCGAATAA
- a CDS encoding DUF885 domain-containing protein: MDRRHFLATGTAAGAVALVPGAALAVQTAAGGDARLNAAFDTVFKTALSYSPELATSLGFDKGPGAAAKHKLSDRSLASKQAGLARTRAGIALIEGVPTAGLSKAALLNREVVLYSLRSQTVGQAQFGVDSPQRPFTITQNGGSYFSVPDFLNSAHTIVTADDAEAYLDRTTAFATALDQDSAVQAEQASRGYLAPDFSLDLALGQLAALRKPAAADNTLTQSIARRTTKIPGDWAARCAKIVEGHVYPALDRQIALVRKLRANARRSAGLWDVPKGDALYAAALEQATTTKFTPDEVHKLGLQQVAEISAQLDVILKSQGMTKGTVGERLTALNASPAQLYADTPAGRAELIRGLNEGNAAMQAKLARAFNAPPNAPLNIQAVPVEIQDGAANGYYNRAALDGSRPAIYWINLKSVADWPKYTLPSLTYHEGVPGHHLQITIAQGSSQPLIRKVGGFSAYSEGWALYAEQVADELGGYATPLEKAGYLQSFLFRAARLVVDTGIHAKRWTREQATDYMVATTGFARPRSQREIERYCTQAGQACSYKVGHIAWLRARDNARKIMGAKYDVKAFHDVLQEGAVPLVILERLVEERARAMV; the protein is encoded by the coding sequence ATGGACCGTCGTCATTTTCTCGCTACCGGGACTGCTGCCGGGGCGGTCGCGCTGGTTCCTGGGGCGGCGCTGGCGGTGCAGACGGCGGCGGGCGGTGATGCCCGGCTGAACGCCGCGTTCGACACAGTGTTCAAGACCGCATTGTCCTATTCGCCCGAACTCGCGACGTCGCTCGGCTTCGACAAGGGGCCGGGGGCGGCGGCCAAGCACAAGCTGTCCGATCGCAGCTTGGCCTCGAAACAGGCGGGCCTCGCCCGTACCCGCGCCGGAATCGCGCTGATCGAAGGCGTGCCGACCGCCGGCCTGTCGAAAGCGGCGCTGCTGAACCGCGAAGTCGTGCTCTATTCGCTCCGGTCGCAGACCGTGGGGCAGGCGCAGTTCGGCGTCGATTCGCCGCAGCGTCCGTTCACGATCACCCAGAACGGCGGTTCCTATTTCTCGGTCCCCGATTTCCTGAATTCGGCTCACACGATCGTCACCGCCGACGATGCCGAGGCGTATCTGGACCGCACGACGGCGTTCGCGACCGCACTCGACCAGGATAGCGCGGTGCAGGCGGAGCAGGCGTCGCGCGGCTATCTGGCGCCCGATTTCTCGCTCGACCTCGCGCTCGGCCAGCTGGCGGCGCTGCGCAAGCCGGCGGCGGCGGACAATACGCTGACCCAGTCGATCGCGCGCCGCACGACGAAAATACCCGGCGACTGGGCCGCGCGCTGTGCGAAGATCGTCGAGGGGCATGTCTATCCCGCGCTCGACCGCCAGATCGCCTTGGTGCGGAAACTGCGCGCCAACGCGCGGCGCTCGGCGGGGCTGTGGGACGTGCCGAAGGGCGACGCGCTCTACGCCGCCGCGCTCGAGCAGGCGACGACCACCAAGTTCACGCCCGACGAGGTCCACAAGCTCGGGCTGCAACAGGTCGCAGAGATCAGCGCGCAGCTGGACGTGATCCTGAAGAGCCAGGGCATGACGAAGGGCACGGTCGGCGAGCGGCTGACCGCGCTCAACGCCTCCCCGGCGCAGCTCTATGCCGACACGCCGGCGGGCCGCGCCGAGCTGATCCGCGGGCTGAACGAAGGGAATGCCGCGATGCAGGCGAAGCTGGCGCGCGCGTTCAACGCGCCGCCCAACGCTCCGCTCAACATCCAGGCGGTGCCGGTCGAAATCCAGGACGGCGCCGCCAACGGCTATTACAACCGCGCCGCGCTCGATGGGTCGCGTCCGGCGATCTACTGGATCAACCTGAAATCGGTCGCCGACTGGCCGAAATATACGCTGCCGTCGCTGACCTACCATGAAGGGGTACCGGGCCATCACCTGCAGATCACGATCGCGCAGGGCTCGTCGCAGCCGCTGATCCGCAAGGTCGGGGGCTTCAGCGCCTATAGCGAGGGCTGGGCGCTCTATGCCGAGCAGGTCGCCGATGAACTCGGCGGCTATGCGACGCCGCTGGAGAAGGCGGGCTATCTGCAATCCTTCCTGTTCCGCGCCGCGCGCCTCGTCGTCGACACCGGCATCCACGCCAAAAGGTGGACCCGCGAGCAGGCGACCGATTACATGGTCGCGACCACCGGCTTTGCCCGGCCACGGTCGCAGCGCGAGATCGAACGCTACTGCACCCAGGCGGGGCAGGCGTGCAGCTACAAGGTCGGCCACATCGCGTGGCTGCGCGCGCGCGACAATGCGCGCAAGATCATGGGCGCCAAGTACGACGTGAAGGCCTTCCACGACGTCTTGCAGGAGGGCGCGGTGCCGCTCGTGATTTTGGAGCGGCTGGTCGAGGAGCGCGCGCGGGCGATGGTCTAG
- a CDS encoding sensor histidine kinase, whose amino-acid sequence MRLPHILYIDDDAGLRRLAERALTRRGLEVTLAAGGAEGLEAARAASFDLVAVDHYMPGMDGLETLKQLRTLPTPPPVIYVTGSEEGRIAIAALKEGAADYVVKSVGDDFFDLLAGSIENTLERVALAQAKDKAEADLRASHLRLEALLREVNHRVANSLQLVSAFVQLQSTAIADETAKSALLDTQHRITAIGQVHRRLYTSDDVEGVEMSEYLGALVDELGQTWSIDPDRRISVTSDAIRLPTDRAVSVGVIVNELVSNACKYAYDELCGGEIRVALTRRGDDRFELAVEDDGCGMVAGAKPKGTGLGTKVVRAMAQSLQSSVTYDSSRGGLRASLVAALA is encoded by the coding sequence ATCCGCTTGCCGCACATCCTCTACATCGACGACGACGCGGGGCTGAGGCGCCTGGCCGAGCGCGCGCTGACCCGGCGCGGGCTGGAGGTGACGCTCGCCGCCGGCGGTGCGGAGGGGCTGGAGGCGGCGCGTGCGGCGAGTTTCGATCTGGTCGCGGTCGACCACTACATGCCCGGCATGGACGGGCTGGAGACGCTGAAGCAGCTGCGCACGCTGCCGACTCCGCCGCCGGTGATCTACGTGACCGGATCGGAGGAAGGCCGCATCGCCATCGCCGCGTTGAAGGAGGGGGCCGCCGACTATGTGGTGAAGTCGGTCGGCGACGATTTCTTCGACCTGCTTGCCGGATCGATCGAGAACACGCTGGAACGCGTCGCGCTGGCGCAGGCCAAGGACAAGGCCGAGGCCGATCTGCGCGCCAGCCATTTGCGGCTCGAGGCACTGCTGCGCGAGGTCAATCACCGCGTCGCCAATTCGCTCCAGCTCGTCTCCGCCTTCGTTCAGCTGCAATCGACTGCGATCGCGGACGAGACGGCGAAGTCGGCCTTGCTCGATACCCAGCACCGCATCACGGCGATCGGCCAGGTCCACCGCCGCCTCTATACCTCCGACGATGTCGAGGGGGTGGAGATGTCGGAATATCTGGGCGCGCTGGTCGACGAACTCGGCCAGACTTGGTCGATCGACCCCGATCGCCGCATCAGCGTCACCAGCGACGCGATCCGCTTGCCCACCGACCGTGCGGTGTCGGTCGGCGTGATCGTCAACGAACTGGTCAGCAACGCCTGCAAATACGCCTATGACGAGCTGTGCGGCGGCGAGATCCGCGTCGCGCTGACCCGCCGCGGCGACGACCGGTTCGAACTGGCGGTCGAGGACGACGGGTGCGGCATGGTCGCGGGCGCCAAGCCCAAGGGCACGGGGCTCGGCACCAAGGTCGTCCGCGCGATGGCGCAGAGCCTGCAGTCGAGCGTCACCTACGACAGCAGCCGCGGCGGCCTGCGCGCCTCGTTGGTCGCGGCACTGGCCTGA
- a CDS encoding GtrA family protein yields MIGQLVRFGIAGGISTLIYAAVYLPLTHWVFPGDRAVLAVPFAFAVAVVCGFFLHSGWSFKGHGTRDNSGRQHLKFLVVQGIGLGLNAAFTWIVTDIMGAAPWVALIPVVTVTPLATFALNRTWVFG; encoded by the coding sequence ATGATCGGCCAGCTGGTGCGGTTCGGTATCGCTGGCGGCATCTCGACGCTGATCTACGCCGCGGTCTATCTGCCGCTGACGCACTGGGTGTTCCCCGGCGACCGCGCGGTGCTGGCGGTGCCGTTCGCCTTTGCGGTCGCGGTGGTGTGCGGATTCTTCCTCCACAGCGGCTGGAGCTTCAAGGGGCACGGGACGCGCGACAACAGCGGGCGCCAGCATCTGAAGTTCCTCGTGGTGCAGGGCATCGGTCTCGGGCTCAACGCCGCCTTCACCTGGATCGTCACCGACATCATGGGCGCGGCGCCGTGGGTCGCGCTGATCCCGGTGGTGACGGTCACCCCGCTCGCGACTTTCGCGCTCAACCGCACTTGGGTATTCGGCTGA